The window GTCAAGCTGACACGTCAGCTTTGTACTTTAAGTTACAACTTAAAAAATGCTTCCCAATTAATAGAAAGGGGATACCTTCAAGATAGTATATTACAGTTATGttaaatttatctaaaaaatacTCCCATCATCATTTAAACTTGTACACAATGATTTAAAAACTTCTCTAACCACATGATTAAATAACAAATTCTCCATGTAATAAACAGAACATTATTACATAagattttgggttttttgtttaatgGCAAAAAAAGttgataaagaaaacaaaaaaaaaggacttGGATGCAAAAcataaatatgcaaataaaaaCTGAATGGACCCCCACTCGTGCCGGACCATAAAGTAGGTtcctgctctctctctctctctcttcgccgTCCTTCCTTCTTTCAACACTTTCCCGAGCTGTGGTAATAAGCTTCTAGATGCTCTCATTCTTCATCTATCTTTTTCGTCGATTAACGACTCGAACACGTAGTAGATCATCggaaaattttgtttcttttggttCGCAACCTTCGCCATGATTGCAggtattttcttattttcattattCCCTTCTCATTGATACTTAGATTATTTGGATTGGACCATATCTTTGCAATGCTTTGGTGGCCTTGTTAGCTTCATGCTTCCATGTGTTCCTTACTTTGgctattaaaaaaagaagatgatgtattatgtatataactCATCATTAATTATCAGTGCGACATATATGTTAGGTTCGGTGGATAATTGTTTGTGGCGGAATACAAGAGGTAATGTAGGATGTGTACAGTTTCTAGATAGCGAATGTgtggactttttttttgttttcagatcTCTTTGCAATAGATTGAATCtgctctttctttttctttcttttttaacttGTAGGATTTACTAATTTGTTCTTCTCTGCTTACCTTTAATCTCCTTTCTCCAGGCACATGTCCTCTCAAGGATATGTACCTTCCGAAGGAGTATTATACTGGGTGAGCATGCTCAGTAGTTAGGACATTTAAATGCTTCAGTTAGATCGTGTCTCTATCTTATCGTTTTCTCTTTTTGGCTTCGTTGTGAATCCTGTTTTGTCTTCTATTAGATTATTTCTTCATAGCCCATTCCTACATCTGCAGCTCATGAAATTCTTTCATTTATAACAAGTTTCTAAAAATGTCTTGATGCTGTAAATTCTCAAATGGTTATTTCTGCACTTGAAAATCCAGCGTTCGTATAGTACACCTAAAACTTCATACTCCTCTAGTCATTTTTAGTGATAGTGATATGTTCCATGTTCGATCACATTCAAAGAGTGTTTATTGAAGTTGTTGAGGTTTAACAGTGAATATAGAGAACTGAAGAGGCCAATGAAGTAATTAGAGTTCTATTTAATTCTGTTTTCTTATCACAGGTCTGTCTCACCTCAGGATAGACGATATGAGAAGGAGAGGTCATACTCTCGCTCACCACCAAAAAATTGCTCAAGTGGGAGTCATGGGAGGGTGAGGAGCCGTAGCCCAAGAAGTGTAAGCGTGAGCCAAGGAAGAAGTGTAAGCCCGAGAAGAACACAGGAGCTATACACGCCCGAACAAGCCAGGAGGCCGGTTGCTAGGCAGAGCAGGAGCAGGAGTCTAAGCCCTCGTGGAGAAAGAAATGGAGACCGTTCTCCAAGTCAGTGATTTTCACACACACCcatgtatctctctctctacacaCCAGTTCTGcagtctttttgtttttgataaagtttCAAAGACTAtctgtgtttttgttttatgttttgattaatgAATGAACTTAAAAGACATGACAATGAGGTTGCATGTGCCTTTTTGTCATCTTATCTCTTTAGAGATCTCATCTAGCGTTGTTGTTATGGTGAGTGAAAGAAGATGGTCCTACTAGGAAATGTGGGAGCGTTTTGACGTATTGCACCCATTGGTTTTGAATAGGCCCTTTTGCACTTTACAGCTATTTTGAAGCATCAAATTATACACTTATTTCCCCTCAAGCTGTCTGGATGACTTGTGAGTGTGCTGTTGGACGCGTTTCTTGATCCGACAAAGTTCTTGGTTTCTGTATTCTTACGAAAAAATTCAGCTCTCCCCGTTGCACATGTACCTTGAATCTTTAATTCTTGGCGATGTTGTCGATGATGTATTTGTGACATGGAAAATGTGAAAATAAcgatttatgattttaaaactcctaatgatgaaaagaaatgacTGAATCAGAGAGCCTCAGAAGTAACATTTTTGGAAAGTCTCTTTAACTATGAAACATTTGGAAGTCATGCACGCACATGAAATTAAGCTAACATGACATggatttttcttttgattcaaatctatacattttaaattaagaaaaaaaaggggGAACCGAATAGAACATGAGAAGAGCGTGGAAACTGTTGTCAGCAGCTACCCAAAgtctttcttttcttgtttgtatacatgatatttaaattttttattagcCGTATGTATTGGTGTGAAGAATAAAGATTGCATAATAATTATTAgacttataattatttaatcaaCTAATAGTAGTTTATTagtactattttatttattttagctCTTTGAATTTCGAAGCCTCACCTTCGTACACAGTCCACATACACACACCTCTCTGGTTTCCCACGCATTAAAGTTAACATAAAAACCAAGTTAACACTCTGAGCACTGAATTAGTGaatctctcttttatttttcctctttcctctaatttcgaaaatatttttcgccgaaagaaaagaaaaagtctttacctttttttctctcttcgCTGGGTTCACTACACTAACATAAATCTCTGAACTTTGCTTTTACCCTGTTCTGTCTGAATAGCAAAACCTCGAccctcttttttcttcttctttctttgtcTGTGATCTGAACCTTCTCCAAGTAAATCTGGAAGCCGGGAAGCTCTAACTAGGTACTTTACTAGCTATTTCTTGATTTTGCATCTGGGTATTTGATTATTTGTCGCATTGTTGTGTACGAACTAGCTTTCACTTCATTCTTCTACATTCTTCTTCCCTCTGCAAATCCTGTTTCCAGAGAACATTCCTGAAAGAACcaaacgacaaaaaaaaaagtaaagataAGATTTTTAACCCAAAACAAAGAGCGTGGCTTTTCGAATGCTCCATAGGTTATTGTTATTCACTGTTTAGCTGAGCGTTTGATTAAATTTCTATACCCCATTTAACTTCACCTCTGTCGGAATCTATGTGTTAGTATCTAAAAAGGTTGCTTAACTTGATTTTAGGGTTCTTACCATATTTGACTAGTTACAATCAATTATCATATGACTCAAGTTTTGAACTTGTCAGAGTGTTTAAAGGTGTGATGATGCTGCTTCCGAGATGGTTTCTAGAAGCAATCTTGCTCCTAATCTCAGCTCTTGCCTTTACAAACGGTAACTTCACCTTAAACCACATTAGTATCTATCACTCGATCAAAGTTCTAATATGATTATCTTCACACAGCTGCATTCATAGGCGTAAACATAGGAACAGATCTCACCAACATGCCCTCACCTTCAGACATCGTCTCCCTCCTCAAATCTCATCAAATCACACACGTCCGTCTCTACGACGCCAACAGCCACATGCTCAAAGCCCTCTCCAACACCACCATCCAAGTCACGGTCGGCGTGACCAACCAAGAGATCCTCAAAATAGGACGCTTCCCTTCCTCAGCCGCCTCCTGGGTCAACAAAAACGTCGCCGCCTACGTTCCTTCCACTAACATCACAGCCATCGCCGTCGGCAGCGAGGTCCTCACCGAATCCCCCCACGTGGCGCCCATCCTCGCCTCCGCTCTCAACAACATCCACAAGGCTCTCGTGGCAACGAACCTCAACTTCCAAGTCAAAGTCTCAACCCCTATGTCTATGGACGTAATGCCTAAACCATTTCCTCCGTCTACCTCCACGTTCAGCCCTTCCTGGAACACGACCGTTCATCAGATTCTTCAGTTTCTCGACAACACCGGCTCCTTTTTCATGCTTAACGCGTATCCTTACTACGGCTACACGACGGCTAACGGCATTTTCCCGCTTGATTACGCTTTGTTTAAACAGCTCTCTGCCGTGAAGCAGATCGTTGACCCTAATACGCTTCTGCATTACGATAGTATGTTTGACGCTATGGTGGACGCTGCTTACTACTCCATGGAGGCGTTAAACTTCTCTAAGATCCCCGTCGTCGTTACGGAAACTGGCTGGCCTTCTTCAGGTGGAAGTGATGAAACTGCTGCGACTGTTGGTAACGCGGAGACGTTTAATAGTAACTTGATCAAGCGCGTGTTGAACAACTCTGGTCCTCCTAGCAAACCGGATATACCTATCAACACTTACATCTACGAGCTTTACAACGAGGACAAACGGTCCGGGCCTGAGTCGGAGAAGAACTGGGGGATGTTTTATCCTAATGGGACTTCTGTTTATCCTCTTGGCTTAAGCGGTAGcggcggcggtggtggtggcTCTGAGGCTTTGAACGGTACGACGTTGTTCTGTGTGGCGAAAGTTGATGCTGATGATGATAAGTTGGAGGACGGTTTGAATTGGGCTTGCGGACAGGGCCGGGCTAACTGCGGTCCGATTCAACCGGGGCAAGCGTGTTATCTACCGAATGATATCAAGAGTCATGCTTCTTTTGCTTATAATGATTATTACCAGAAGATGAAGGGTGTTGGTGGGACTTGTGACTTCGATGGTACTGCCATCACTACGCCTAGAGATCCTAGTAAGTTTTCTCGTTTCTTTAATTAGATCGTTATGTTTTGAGAGTTTGTCTAAACTAATCGGACATGATGCGTTTTGCAGGCTATAGAACATGTGCTTATACGGGAAGGTAAATGACTGAGCTTCATCATGTCTTTTTTATAAGTTTCTTAATCTAATTTGTTCTATCTATATATCTCAGCCCAAACGCAAACGGAACGGGAGGAAACTTTCCTCCTGCGTTAGGACCCGCAAGTCAAGTAGGAGGGAACGCAAACGCAGTTTTCGTTTCTATCTACCATCTTCCCTTCTTGGCGACGTTAGCTCTCACACTACTACTAGTACTGTAACTTCAGTGTTGTAGTAACCGGAGAGGTCAGAGGTGTACCGGTGTGCTTGGTTATTTCCGGTTATCGGTATTGATTGTTTTACTTTTGTAGTGTTGTAAGTGTagctagagagagagatcgtATGTTCTCATTCTTTTTGCCTTCCATCTTTGAACTAAAATCTTCCGAATTAGagtgatttaaaatttaattatcaaGTGAATTATTTGTCTTGTATTTTAATGAAAATCATGCAACAAAAAAAGTAGGGTTATtcctaaaattaaatataatttgataagaGTGATCTGATATTGGAGAATAAAGTATCTTTTCAATGTGTTACAAGAACTacagattttgaataattacTCATCGAAATTATTGAGTATTCACGTGGTACTAATAATACATGATCCTAACTCAtgtgattttaaaaaaatccaaaattttagcaaaaaaatataaatccaaaCACAATAATACATTTGATAATCACGTTTAAAGAAATGATTCAGCTAtcaaaatgattacaaaattattaacTACCCagacgaaaataaaataaaattattgactATTCTTCACTTAGTTACTCGCCACGTCAGCGATTATTACTTTATTCGTTTTAACCGAAACGCAGCGTTTCGAACATTATTCTCTCGATGGAGTTGAAGCGAAACGGTGAAGAAGTAAATGGATTGGATAAGCAGA is drawn from Brassica rapa cultivar Chiifu-401-42 chromosome A05, CAAS_Brap_v3.01, whole genome shotgun sequence and contains these coding sequences:
- the LOC103870116 gene encoding serine/arginine-rich SC35-like splicing factor SCL30A is translated as MYLPKEYYTGSVSPQDRRYEKERSYSRSPPKNCSSGSHGRVRSRSPRSVSVSQGRSVSPRRTQELYTPEQARRPVARQSRSRSLSPRGERNGDRSPSQ
- the LOC103870118 gene encoding glucan endo-1,3-beta-glucosidase 4, translating into MMLLPRWFLEAILLLISALAFTNAAFIGVNIGTDLTNMPSPSDIVSLLKSHQITHVRLYDANSHMLKALSNTTIQVTVGVTNQEILKIGRFPSSAASWVNKNVAAYVPSTNITAIAVGSEVLTESPHVAPILASALNNIHKALVATNLNFQVKVSTPMSMDVMPKPFPPSTSTFSPSWNTTVHQILQFLDNTGSFFMLNAYPYYGYTTANGIFPLDYALFKQLSAVKQIVDPNTLLHYDSMFDAMVDAAYYSMEALNFSKIPVVVTETGWPSSGGSDETAATVGNAETFNSNLIKRVLNNSGPPSKPDIPINTYIYELYNEDKRSGPESEKNWGMFYPNGTSVYPLGLSGSGGGGGGSEALNGTTLFCVAKVDADDDKLEDGLNWACGQGRANCGPIQPGQACYLPNDIKSHASFAYNDYYQKMKGVGGTCDFDGTAITTPRDPSYRTCAYTGSPNANGTGGNFPPALGPASQVGGNANAVFVSIYHLPFLATLALTLLLVL